The following proteins are encoded in a genomic region of Oncorhynchus masou masou isolate Uvic2021 chromosome 32, UVic_Omas_1.1, whole genome shotgun sequence:
- the LOC135526639 gene encoding coagulation factor VIII-like, with amino-acid sequence MRTLLISLLCVLSGVEETLAVPSTREFYIAAVEIGWDYLYWGSADPVSEQRRRTKEPPQKYIKAVYREYTDSTYSVPKPTPTWAGIQGPVIHAQASDRVVVHFKNLASQPYSISPVGVSYWKQSEGAGYDDATSSQEKEDDAVAPGGYYKYVWDINPNDGPTVGDPECLTYSYSSQVDTVQDFNSGLIGALLICKSTAFTDNGVRKSREFILLFAVFDESKSWYGEVGSFRERFKKASARKQYHTINGYVNSTLPGLTMCQGRDHVFWHLIGMETSPEIHSIQFQDHTLQVMAHRKVTVEMTPMTFTTAEMKPSTQGKFLISCQIQEHRHAGMSAFFKVEDCPEPVTVPGPDVRRVQQSEDKEDYEYGDDMFETFVFKPGKYQAVGRSRGGKIKIWVHYIAAEEIIWDYAPHLTQGDSQLLSEYFPRGPHQLGHEYKKVVYVEYTDQTFTTRKSPVKRLLGPLLRGQVDEHFQIVFKNLASRPFNIYPSGLTTISPLRKTGNEGEKDLRSLAVPPNGTYGYMWKLTAEDGPLERDPQCLTRLYQSTINPERDVATGLVGPLLICKKDSMDTRGRLVGPDKVKQLMFAVFDENKSWNINDNIQKYSRDPSMVNPTDPDFYNSNVIYNVNGIMFNGQMIQLCKDDVTFWHLANVGTQSDFLSVYFTGNPFMRDNVYESVLTLFPMSGETVTMETELIGEWEISAFDSSLKSRGMSARYSVLSCNIDLLVDNEDLEYGLEDVLPDYVDQFFKPRSLRPRLQNRTVAVRVCKKQPSLNQNTTTPKTRNNTDNEVAIGESGDHGSDNNVTFKAGDQMSICEVRYVTVLSADEEGNLLSQGGIPTDVLKQLEKDGDWKASETQGGGGLGGEQGGKRQRRQARVEGGEDGEEVEEGGLGGEQGGKRQRRQAGVEGGEDGEEVEEGGLGREQEGNGRQRRQARVEGGEDGEEVEEGGLGREQEGNGRQRRQASLEGGESNKLPNCEEEVLKEWKGRVYGEALEQEQREEQKVEVLDQQEEQGQKGELDRDSHPLSTYHTDKDPLLLELDGWRDLDPLKNTLKALPDQLKVQQQREEQKAGEVLLDNNPHTDPDTPLLDLLDLDFSNVSNDNETAPRNAVSLEYDDYSEKDTGTNYMGTEDNLDLRTTDGHYRSYYIAAQEITWDYGIRKPHQLIKTRERRRGMRKFLTEYKKVVFRAYSERDFQIPVTRGELQEHLGLMGPIIKAEINDLLTVTFKNMASRPYSLHLHGVYDKTQGDGWTQTQWGSSRAGVAGDPGEAVQPGEVRVYTWRITRKQGPTAAEFDCKAGAYYSTQNKVKDLHSGLIGPLVICKPGTLHPQLNLQPNLQEYALLFHTFDETKSWYLDENIRQYCIPPCQARRDDPWFQLSNKFAAINGYVAETLPGLMVGQHQQVRWHLLNVGGDGEYHTAHFHGLPFSIHKEQEHRMGVYNLYPGVFGTVEMRPATVGTWMVECTVGEHQLAGMRAKLLVYNPRCIQPLGLRSGRIDDSQITASDHIGNWEARLARLELSGSVNAWMGTNQKSWIQVDLQRPTLLHGIQTQGARASLGLKDYFIVHFTLSYSLDQETWTNYRGNSTTPSYIFNGNLDGSKVKENHLFPPILGRYIRLQPVTIQRNPALRMELLGCDLNSCSFPLGLQRRLVPDSSFRASSFLQTWRLSWSPALARLRQDGSANAWRPKVNNPHEWLQVDFLVMKRITGVVTQGAWSILTQMMVTEFSVTISDEGHSWSNVVDGESQREKMFLGNSEPDEEMLNLFDPPLFARFIRIHPRGWVNDIALRLEFVGCDTQQRL; translated from the exons ATGAGAACGCTGTTGATATCCCTCCTCTGCGTCCTCAGCGGGGTGGAGGAGACCTTGGCCGTACCTTCCACGAGAGAGTTCTATATCGCCGCGGTTGAGATCGGTTGGGACTATCTCTATTGGGGCAGCGCTGACCCCGTATCAGAACAAAG GAGGAGGACCAAGGAACCCCCTCAGAAATACATAAAAGCTGTTTATAGAGAATACACTGATTCCACATATTCAGTCCCCAAGCCTACACCAACATGGGCAG GTATCCAGGGTCCGGTGATCCATGCCCAGGCCAGTGACAGGGTGGTGGTACACTTTAAGAACCTGGCGTCCCAGCCCTACAGTATCAGCCCTGTGGGGGTCAGCTACTGGAAACAGTCTGAGG gggCCGGATACGATGACGCCACGTCAAGCCAGGAGAAGGAGGATGATGCTGTTGCTCCAGGAGGATACTACAAGTATGTCTGGGACATCAACCCTAATGACGGTCCGACCGTGGGAGACCCAGAATGCCTCACCTACTCCTACTCCTCCCAGGTGGACACTGTACAGGACTTCAACTCTGGGCTCATCGGGGCTCTGCTCATCTGCAAATCAA CTGCATTTACAGATAATGGAGTTCGGAAAAGCAGAGAGTTTATTCTGCTCTTTGCTGTTTTTGATGAGAGTAAGAGCTGGTACGGAGAGGTGGGGAGTTTCCGGGAAAGATTTAAGAAGGCCAGTGCAAGAAAACAGTACCACACTATCAACGGATACGTCAACTCAACTTTACCAG GTCTGACGATGTGCCAGGGACGAGACCATGTGTTCTGGCATCTCATTGGAATGGAAACGTCTCCAGAGATCCACTCTATACAGTTTCAGGATCACACTCTGCAG GTGATGGCCCACCGTAAGGTTACTGTGGAGATGACCCCTATGACCTTTACCACGGCGGAGATGAAGCCCAGCACTCAGGGGAAGTTCCTCATCAGCTGTCAGATCCAAGAACACCGCCACG CGGGTATGAGTGCATTCTTTAAGGTAGAGGACTGCCCAGAGCCTGTGACGGTGCCCGGTCCTGACGTGCGTCGGGTCCAGCAGTCTGAGGATAAGGAGGACTATGAATATGGAGATGACATGTTTGAGACCTTTGTGTTTAAGCCTGGGAAATATCAGGCTGTGGGGCGCTCCCGAGGGGGGAAGATCAAAATCTGGGTCCATTACATCGCTGCTGAGGAGATCATCTGGGATTATGCACCCCACCTCACCCAGGGAGACAG TCAACTGTTATCGGAATACTTTCCCAGGGGGCCTCATCAGCTGGGTCATGAATATAAGAAGGTGGTGTATGTAGAATACACTGACCAGACCTTCACCACAAGGAAATCACCTGTTAAAAGACTGCTGGGACCACTGCTCAGAGGACAGGTGGACGAACACTTCCAG ATAGTGTTCAAGAACCTAGCAAGTCGTCCTTTCAACATATATCCAAGTGGCCTCACCACGATTTCTCCACTGCGTAAAACAGGGAATG AGGGTGAAAAGGACCTTCGCTCACTGGCTGTACCCCCCAATGGGACATATGGGTACATGTGGAAACTAACAGCAGAAGACGGGCCCCTGGAGAGAGACCCCCAGTGTCTGACCCGTCTGTACCAGAGTACCATCAACCCTGAGAGAGACGTGGCCACTGGCCTCGTAGGACCCCTCCTCATCTGCAAGAAGGACTCCATGGACACCAGGGGGCGGCTG GTGGGCCCAGATAAAGTGAAGCAGTTGATGTTCGCTGTGTTTGATGAAAACAAGAGTTGGAACATCAATGACAACATTCAGAAGTACAGCAGAGACCCCTCCATGGTCAACCCTACAGACCCTGACTTCTACAACTCCAATGTCATCTACA ATGTGAACGGGATAATGTTCAACGGGCAGATGATCCAGCTGTGTAAGGATGATGTGACCTTCTGGCACCTGGCCAACGTGGGGACACAGAGCGACTTCCTGTCCGTCTACTTCACAGGAAACCCCTTCATGAGGGACAACGTGTATGAGTCCGTTCTCACACTCTTCCCAATGTCTGGGGagactgttaccatggagaccgaGCTAATTG GTGAGTGGGAGATCAGTGCGTTCGACAGTAGCCTGAAGAGCCGTGGCATGAGCGCCCGCTACTCCGTCCTGTCTTGTAACATTGATCTGCTTGTGGACAACGAGGACCTAGAGTACGGCCTGGAGGACGTCCTGCCTGATTACGTAGACCAGTTTTTCAAACCGAGATCCCTCCGCCCCCGGCTACAGAACAGGACCGTAGCCGTCAGAGTCTGCAAGAAGCAACCCAGTTTAAACCAGAACACAACAACACCGAAAACAAGAAATAACACAGATAACGAAGTCGCCATCGGAGAATCTGGGGACCACGGGTCTGATAACAATGTCACATTTAAGGCAGGGGACCAGATGTCAATCTGTGAGGTCAGGTATGTGACCGTGTTGTCTGCTGACGAGGAGGGCAACCTGCTCTCCCAGGGAGGGATCCCCACAGACGTTCTGAAGCAACTGGAGAAGGACGGAGACTGGAAGGCTTCAGAGACCCAGGGGGGAGGGGGTCTGGGTGGGGAGCAaggggggaagagacagagacgcCAGGCCAgggtagaaggaggagaggatggggaggaggtagaggagggaggtctGGGTGGGGAGCAaggggggaagagacagagacgcCAGGCCGgggtagaaggaggagaggatggggaggaggtagaggagggaggtctGGGCAGGGAGCAGGAGGGGAATGGAAGACAGAGACGCCAGGCCAgggtagaaggaggagaggatggggaggaggtagaggagggaggtctGGGCAGGGAGCAGGAGGGGAATGGAAGACAGAGACGCCAGGCCAGTTTGGAGGGTGGAGAGAGCAACAAGCTACCGAACTGTGAGGAGGAGGTGCTGAAGGAGTGGAAGGGTCGGGTATATGGGGAGGCGCTGGAGCAggagcagagagaagagcagaaggTGGAGGTGTTGGATCAGCAGGAGGAGCAGGGACAAAAGGGGGAGTTGGATCGAGATTCACATCCTCTAAGCACATATCACACAGATAAGGACCCTCTACTCTTGGAGTTAGATGGATGGCGGGATCTAGACCCCCTGAAAAACACTTTGAAAGCGCTCCCGGATCAGCTGAAGGTGCAGCAACAGAGGGAGGAGCAGAAAGCTGGGGAGGTGCTACTAGACAACAACCCTCACACAGATCCAGACACCCCTCTACTGGATTTGTTGGATCTAGACTTCTCCAATGTCTCCAATGACAATGAGACGGCTCCCAGGAACGCAGTGTCTCTGGAGTATGATGACTATAGTGAGAAGGACACTGGGACAAACTACATGGGGACAGAGGACAACCTGGACCTGAGGACCACAGATGGACATTACCGCAGCTACTACATCGCTGCACAGGAGATCACATGGGACTATGGGATCAGGAAACCACATCAGCTCATAAAAACAAG AGAGAGGCGTAGGGGAATGAGGAAGTTCCTGACGGAATATAAGAAGGTGGTGTTCAGGGCCTACAGTGAGAGAGACTTCCAGATCCCCGTCACCAGAGGAGAGCTGCAGGAACATCTTGGACTCATGGGTCCTATCATTAAAGCTGAGATCAACGACCTCCTTACC GTGACCTTCAAGAACATGGCGTCCAGGCCGTACTCCCTGCACCTCCATGGAGTGTATGATAAGACCCAGGGTGATGGATGGACCCAGACCCAGTGGGGGTCCTCCAGGGCTGGGGTGGCGGGGGACCCTGGGGAGGCGGTCCAGCCTGGGGAGGTCAGGGTCTACACCTGGAGGATCACCAGGAAGCAGGGGCCCACCGCTGCAGAGTTTGACTGTAAGGCCGGGGCCtactactctacacagaataAG GTGAAGGACCTCCACTCCGGTCTGATTGGCCCCTTAGTAATCTGTAAACCAGGCACCCTCCACCCCCAACTGAACCTCCAGCCCAACCTACAGGAGTACGCCCTCCTCTTCCACACCTTCGACGAGACCAAGAGCTGGTACCTGGACGAGAACATCCGTCAGTACTGCATCCCGCCCTGCCAGGCCCGGAGAGATGACCCCTGGTTTCAGCTCAGCAACAAGTTTGCAG CGATAAACGGCTACGTGGCAGAGACACTTCCTGGTCTGATGGTTGGCCAGCACCAGCAAGTCAGGTGGCACCTGCTGAACGTCGGGGGCGATGGGGAGTATCACACCGCCCACTTCCACGGTCTGCCCTTCAGCATTCACAAGGAGCAGGAGCATCGCATGGGGGTGTACAACCTCTATCCtg gTGTGTTTGGCACAGTGGAGATGAGGCCGGCCACAGTGGGGACCTGGATGGTGGAGTGTACAGTAGGAGAGCACCAGCTAGCCGGCATGAGGGCTAAACTACTGGTCTACAACCCAC GATGCATCCAGCCtctgggtttgaggtcagggagAATAGACGATTCCCAGATCACGGCATCAGACCACATAG GTAACTGGGAGGCCAGGCTGGCGAGGCTGGAGCTATCTGGTTCTGTCAACGCCTGGATGGGCACGAATCAGAAATCATGGATCCAG GTGGACCTCCAGAGACCCACTCTGCTCCATGGGATTCAGACCCAGGGTGCCAGAGCCTCTCTGGGCCTGAAGGACTACTTCATTGTGCACTTCACCCTCTCCTACAGCCTAGACCAGGAGACCTGGACTAACTACAGGGGGAACAGCACCACGCCATCTTAC ATATTTAACGGTAACCTGGATGGCTCAAAGGTGAAGGAGAACCATCTGTTTCCCCCAATCCTCGGGCGCTACATCAGACTGCAGCCTGTCACCATCCAGAGGAACCCTGCTCTTCGCATGGAGCTACTGGGCTGTGACCTCAACA gctgctcCTTCCCCCTGGGTCTCCAGAGGAGGTTGGTCCCAGACAGCAGCTTCCGAGCCTCCTCCTTCCTGCAGACCTGGAGGCTCTCTTGGAGCCCCGCCCTCGCACGCCTCCGCCAGGACGGCAGCGCCAACGCATGGCGCCCCAAG gtcaaTAACCCCCATGAGTGGCTGCAGGTGGACTTCCTGGTTATGAAACGCATCACAGGGGTTGTCACTCAGGGGGCGTGGTCTATTCTGACTCAGATGATGGTGACAGAGTTCTCCGTAACCATTAGCGATGAAGGTCACTCCTGGTCCAACGTGGTTGACGGGGAATCGCAAAGAGAGAAG ATGTTCTTGGGGAACAGTGAGCCGGATGAGGAGATGCTGAACCTCTTTGATCCTCCTCTATTTGCCCGCTTCATACGGATCCACCCCAGAGGCTGGGTCAACGACATAGCCCTGCGCTTGGAGTTCGTGGGCTGTGACACCCAGCAGCGTctctga
- the LOC135526640 gene encoding MORC family CW-type zinc finger protein 3-like isoform X1 encodes MARLSEHGIRLSSMSPSFLNSNSTSHTWPFSAVAELIDNASDPGVTARQIWIDVVEEQQQLCLSFTDNGSGMTPNKLHKMLSFGFTEKGSGKGSHQAIGVYGNGFKSGSMRLGRDALIFTKNGGCLTVGMLSQSYLQAIKAQAVIVPIVPFNQQTKMLVVTEDSEASLNAILTHSLIHTQQKLLQHFDSILSKKGTKILIWNIRRNKDGKPELDFEIDEFDIRIPEIHSEETKTRGRKKSFPGPQRTDHTIPEMDYSLRAYLSILYLKPRTQIILRQKKVQTKLVAKSLSQIENDVYKPQFNKDRVKVTFGFNRKNKDHYGIMMYHKNRLIKSYEKVGYQIKSSGQRAGVGVIGVIECNFLKPAHNKQDFEYTKEYRLTLSSLGLKLNDYWNEMMEKKAREREFLAAEKRNEEEDSDEEEGEGEESPVWLQCEDCLKWRHVPEGHYSSTPEHWNCSQNPNTMLRSCSLPEEAEQSEAELTPSYPKKTYKKDQGLVRKRGRPRKHHVLPQGLSEPVLLRPLPPDTPLPLSEPVLLRPLPPDAPLSLLTEETEDSELNKTVDTLVATLEDEEDKMAQSMSGSDTCAPTRACKRTYSRNKRKSIWPPRDMDKRPQPWAEPHPFADEVQEVQQPGKDVNEPQTLTGQTEKTKGEKALLGATRVGPSQPSSSLAWPPSLPSAQTVVVSPLSRPEGPWPRALTLEGPGSDRGALVQRLAGLEKEAQRLRRILGSTALPATPDNVVMTEAPSGDKAAAGVGVETPVAMVTKLDQMECESSASPSGPGVPGLVVDGIQPQREQPELGRLRREKADPQSRLRQTDSPVTRDQSSRIVLENLHKIRGNVVALLSAILPHLDLQGISLDTPDVDSILQQIIDANSLSPL; translated from the exons TTTTGGTTTCACAGAGAAAGGTTCTGGTAAGGGAAGCCACCAGGCCATCGGTGTCTATGGAAACGGCTTTAAGTCTGGCTCCATGCGTCTGGGTCGTGACGCTCTGATCTTCACTAAGAACGGAGGCTGTTTGACCGTCGGCATGCTGTCCCAGAGCTACTTACAGGCTATAAAGGCACAGGCTGTCATCGTCCCCATAGTGCCCTTCAACCAACAGACCAA GATGCTGGTAGTGACTGAGGACTCTGAGGCCAGTCTAAATGCCATCCTGACCCACTCTCTGATCCACACCCAGCAGAAGCTGCTGCAGCACTTTGACTCCATCCTGTCCAAGAAGGGCACCAAGATCCTCATCTGGAACATACGCAG GAACAAAGATGGTAAGCCAGAGCTGGATTTCGAGATCGATGAGTTTGACATCCGGATTCCAGAGATCCACTCAGAGGAGACCAAGACTAGAGGCAGGAAGAAGAGCTTTCCTGGACCGCAGAGGACTGATCACACCATCCCAGAGATGGACTACTCACTGAGG GCCTACCTCAGCATCTTGTACCTGAAGCCTCGGACTCAGATCATCCTGCGACAGAAGAAGGTTCAGACCAAGCTGGTTGCCAAGAGCCTGTCACAGATCGAGAATGACGTTTATAAACCCCAATTCAAT AAAGACCGGGTTAAGGTCACCTTTGGGTTCAACCGCAAAAACAAAGACCACTATGGCATCATGATGTACCACAAGAACCGCCTCATCAAGTCCTATGAGAAGGTTGGCTACCAGATCAAG TCATCAGGTCAGAGGGCAGGGGTCGGGGTTATTGGTGTCATTGAGTGCAACTTCCTGAAGCCGGCTCACAACAAACAAGACTTTGAATACACCAAAGAGTACAG GCTGACCCTGTCGTCCCTGGGGCTGAAACTCAACGACTACTGGAATGAGATGATGGAGAAAAAGGCGAGAGAACGAGAGTTCCTGGCAGCAGagaagaggaatgaagaggaagattcagatgaggaggagggggaaggggagga GAGTCCAGTGTGGCTGCAGTGTGAGGACTGTCTGAAGTGGAGGCATGTCCCAGAAGGCCACTACAGCTCTACCCCTGAACACTGGAACTGCAGCCAGAACCCCAACACCATGCTCAG GAGCTGCTCTTTGCCAGAGGAAGCCGAGCAGAGTGAAGCAGAGTTAACGCCAAGCTACCCGAAGAAGACCTACAAGAA GGACCAAGGCCTGGTCAGAAAACGAGGCCGTCCGCGGAAGCACCATGTCCTCCCCCAAGGCCTGTCTGAACCGGTCCTCCTCCGCCCCCTACCCCCTGATACACCCCTCCCTCTATCTGAGCCGGTCCTCCTCCGCCCCCTACCCCCTGATGCCCCCCTTTCTCTGCTCACAGAGGAGACTGAGGACAGTGAGCTGAATAAGACAGTGGATACACTGGTGGCCACtttggaggatgaggaggacaaAATGGCGCAGTCCATGTCTGGGTCAGACACATGCGCACCCACACGCGCATGCAAAcgcacatacag cagaAACAAGCGTAAGTCAATATGGCCGCCCAGGGACATGGACAAGAGACCACAACCATGGGCGGAGCCACACCCGTTCGCCGACGAGGTCCAAGAGGTGCAACAACCTGGGAAAGACGTCAATGAACCACAGACACTGACTGGGCAGACAGAGAAGACCAAGGGGGAGAAGGCACTACTGGGGGCCACCAGAGTAGGCCCTTCCCAGCCCAGCTCCAGCCTTGCctggcctccctccctcccctcagcccaGACGGTGGTGGTGTCCCCCCTGAGTCGTCCGGAGGGCCCCTGGCCCCGGGCTCTGACCCTTGAGGGGCCTGGGTCAGACAGAGGAGCCCTGGTCCAGAGACTGGCTGGACTGGAGAAGGAGGCTCAGAGGCTGAGGAGGATACTGGGGTCCACTGCACTCCCAGCGACGCCAGACAACGTGGTGATGACAGAGGCTCCCTCTGGGGATAAGGCAGCTGctggggtgggggtggagacaccgGTGGCCATGGTAACCAAACTGGACCAAATGGAG TGTGAGAGCTCCGCGTCCCCCAGTGGCCCTGGGGTTCCAGGGCTGGTTGTGGATGGCATCCAGCCCCAGAGAGAACAGCCTGAGCTGGGCAGACTGAGGAGGGAGAAGGCTGACCCCCAGAGCAGgctgagacagactgacagccCAGTGACCAGGGACCAGAGCTCCCG CATTGTGCTGGAGAATCTCCACAAAATCCGAGGGAACGTGGTGGCTCTGCTGTCAGCCATCCTACCCCACCTGGACCTGCAGGGCATCAGCCTGGACACCCCAGACGTAGACAGCATCCTGCAGCAGATCATAGATGCCAACTCACTGTCTCCACTCTAG
- the LOC135526640 gene encoding MORC family CW-type zinc finger protein 3-like isoform X2: MARLSEHGIRLSSMSPSFLNSNSTSHTWPFSAVAELIDNASDPGVTARQIWIDVVEEQQQLCLSFTDNGSGMTPNKLHKMLSFGFTEKGSGKGSHQAIGVYGNGFKSGSMRLGRDALIFTKNGGCLTVGMLSQSYLQAIKAQAVIVPIVPFNQQTKMLVVTEDSEASLNAILTHSLIHTQQKLLQHFDSILSKKGTKILIWNIRRNKDGKPELDFEIDEFDIRIPEIHSEETKTRGRKKSFPGPQRTDHTIPEMDYSLRAYLSILYLKPRTQIILRQKKVQTKLVAKSLSQIENDVYKPQFNKDRVKVTFGFNRKNKDHYGIMMYHKNRLIKSYEKVGYQIKSSGQRAGVGVIGVIECNFLKPAHNKQDFEYTKEYRLTLSSLGLKLNDYWNEMMEKKAREREFLAAEKRNEEEDSDEEEGEGEESPVWLQCEDCLKWRHVPEGHYSSTPEHWNCSQNPNTMLRSCSLPEEAEQSEAELTPSYPKKTYKKDQGLVRKRGRPRKHHVLPQGLSEPVLLRPLPPDTPLPLSEPVLLRPLPPDAPLSLLTEETEDSELNKTVDTLVATLEDEEDKMAQSMSGSDTCAPTRACKRTYRNKRKSIWPPRDMDKRPQPWAEPHPFADEVQEVQQPGKDVNEPQTLTGQTEKTKGEKALLGATRVGPSQPSSSLAWPPSLPSAQTVVVSPLSRPEGPWPRALTLEGPGSDRGALVQRLAGLEKEAQRLRRILGSTALPATPDNVVMTEAPSGDKAAAGVGVETPVAMVTKLDQMECESSASPSGPGVPGLVVDGIQPQREQPELGRLRREKADPQSRLRQTDSPVTRDQSSRIVLENLHKIRGNVVALLSAILPHLDLQGISLDTPDVDSILQQIIDANSLSPL, encoded by the exons TTTTGGTTTCACAGAGAAAGGTTCTGGTAAGGGAAGCCACCAGGCCATCGGTGTCTATGGAAACGGCTTTAAGTCTGGCTCCATGCGTCTGGGTCGTGACGCTCTGATCTTCACTAAGAACGGAGGCTGTTTGACCGTCGGCATGCTGTCCCAGAGCTACTTACAGGCTATAAAGGCACAGGCTGTCATCGTCCCCATAGTGCCCTTCAACCAACAGACCAA GATGCTGGTAGTGACTGAGGACTCTGAGGCCAGTCTAAATGCCATCCTGACCCACTCTCTGATCCACACCCAGCAGAAGCTGCTGCAGCACTTTGACTCCATCCTGTCCAAGAAGGGCACCAAGATCCTCATCTGGAACATACGCAG GAACAAAGATGGTAAGCCAGAGCTGGATTTCGAGATCGATGAGTTTGACATCCGGATTCCAGAGATCCACTCAGAGGAGACCAAGACTAGAGGCAGGAAGAAGAGCTTTCCTGGACCGCAGAGGACTGATCACACCATCCCAGAGATGGACTACTCACTGAGG GCCTACCTCAGCATCTTGTACCTGAAGCCTCGGACTCAGATCATCCTGCGACAGAAGAAGGTTCAGACCAAGCTGGTTGCCAAGAGCCTGTCACAGATCGAGAATGACGTTTATAAACCCCAATTCAAT AAAGACCGGGTTAAGGTCACCTTTGGGTTCAACCGCAAAAACAAAGACCACTATGGCATCATGATGTACCACAAGAACCGCCTCATCAAGTCCTATGAGAAGGTTGGCTACCAGATCAAG TCATCAGGTCAGAGGGCAGGGGTCGGGGTTATTGGTGTCATTGAGTGCAACTTCCTGAAGCCGGCTCACAACAAACAAGACTTTGAATACACCAAAGAGTACAG GCTGACCCTGTCGTCCCTGGGGCTGAAACTCAACGACTACTGGAATGAGATGATGGAGAAAAAGGCGAGAGAACGAGAGTTCCTGGCAGCAGagaagaggaatgaagaggaagattcagatgaggaggagggggaaggggagga GAGTCCAGTGTGGCTGCAGTGTGAGGACTGTCTGAAGTGGAGGCATGTCCCAGAAGGCCACTACAGCTCTACCCCTGAACACTGGAACTGCAGCCAGAACCCCAACACCATGCTCAG GAGCTGCTCTTTGCCAGAGGAAGCCGAGCAGAGTGAAGCAGAGTTAACGCCAAGCTACCCGAAGAAGACCTACAAGAA GGACCAAGGCCTGGTCAGAAAACGAGGCCGTCCGCGGAAGCACCATGTCCTCCCCCAAGGCCTGTCTGAACCGGTCCTCCTCCGCCCCCTACCCCCTGATACACCCCTCCCTCTATCTGAGCCGGTCCTCCTCCGCCCCCTACCCCCTGATGCCCCCCTTTCTCTGCTCACAGAGGAGACTGAGGACAGTGAGCTGAATAAGACAGTGGATACACTGGTGGCCACtttggaggatgaggaggacaaAATGGCGCAGTCCATGTCTGGGTCAGACACATGCGCACCCACACGCGCATGCAAAcgcacatacag aAACAAGCGTAAGTCAATATGGCCGCCCAGGGACATGGACAAGAGACCACAACCATGGGCGGAGCCACACCCGTTCGCCGACGAGGTCCAAGAGGTGCAACAACCTGGGAAAGACGTCAATGAACCACAGACACTGACTGGGCAGACAGAGAAGACCAAGGGGGAGAAGGCACTACTGGGGGCCACCAGAGTAGGCCCTTCCCAGCCCAGCTCCAGCCTTGCctggcctccctccctcccctcagcccaGACGGTGGTGGTGTCCCCCCTGAGTCGTCCGGAGGGCCCCTGGCCCCGGGCTCTGACCCTTGAGGGGCCTGGGTCAGACAGAGGAGCCCTGGTCCAGAGACTGGCTGGACTGGAGAAGGAGGCTCAGAGGCTGAGGAGGATACTGGGGTCCACTGCACTCCCAGCGACGCCAGACAACGTGGTGATGACAGAGGCTCCCTCTGGGGATAAGGCAGCTGctggggtgggggtggagacaccgGTGGCCATGGTAACCAAACTGGACCAAATGGAG TGTGAGAGCTCCGCGTCCCCCAGTGGCCCTGGGGTTCCAGGGCTGGTTGTGGATGGCATCCAGCCCCAGAGAGAACAGCCTGAGCTGGGCAGACTGAGGAGGGAGAAGGCTGACCCCCAGAGCAGgctgagacagactgacagccCAGTGACCAGGGACCAGAGCTCCCG CATTGTGCTGGAGAATCTCCACAAAATCCGAGGGAACGTGGTGGCTCTGCTGTCAGCCATCCTACCCCACCTGGACCTGCAGGGCATCAGCCTGGACACCCCAGACGTAGACAGCATCCTGCAGCAGATCATAGATGCCAACTCACTGTCTCCACTCTAG